The following is a genomic window from Pseudomonas parafulva.
TGGGTCGCACGCACGCCGTCACGCACATTCAACCCGGCCAGGTCCAGGCGCAGCGGCAAGGTGTTGATGAACATGCCCAGGCCGTGGCCGCTACCAGCGCCGCCCTGCATGCGCCCCAGCAGCACGGTGCCGAACACCACGCGCTCGCGGCCAGTGGCGCACTCCAATACACGCGCCCAGGCCAGGTGCAACAGGCTGGCGGTGCTCACGCCCAACTGGCGCGCCTGGCTGCGCAAGCGCAGGCTCAAGCTCGGCTCCAGCAGCACCTGGGCCTGCTCGATCTGCCCGGCATCGGCCTGGATGTCACGCAGACCGAACGGCAAGGTGGGCTCGTCGATATCGCCCAGTTGCCCGCGGAAGAAGGCTTCGTGCTCGGCCTCACTGACGCCCAGGCGCGCCTGGGCCACGTAGTTGCGGTAGGGCACCGCCGGCTCGGTTGGCTCAGGCAGGCCGTGCAGGTAGCCGAGCAATTCGGCGCGTACCACGTCCAGCGCCGTGTGGTCGAGGATCAGGTGGTGAAACTGCAGGCGCGCCTGCACCGCGTCGGGCGTGCGGCGGTACAACAGGCGCAGCAGCGGCGGCCGGTCCAGGGCCAAGGTGTCGAAGCGCGCCTCTGGCGTGGCGTCGAGGTCGATCAGCGGCAGTTCGGCATGGCGCCAGACCACCTGCAACGGCTGTGGCAATCCGTCCCAGAGCACGGCAGTGCGCAGGATGTCGTGGCGGGCGATGACCTGCGCCAAGGCACCGGCGAACGCCTGCAAGCGCGCCAGGCTGTCGAACCTCAGCTGCGAGTGCAGCAGGTAGGGATCGGCGCCCTTGGCACTCAGATGGTGGTAGAGAATGCCTTCCTGCAACGGCGCCAGGGGGTAGATGTCCTGCACATTGGCCGCCCCGCCCGGCACGTTGGCCAGCACGCGGTCGAGGGTGGCCTGGTCCAGTTCGACCAGGCTGAGCAGGTCCGGTGTGATCCGCGTGCACTCGGCGCCAATCCGATTGGCCGGCACCTGCACTTCGCGGCTCTGGCCCAGCGCTGCGCTCAGCGCCGCCACGCTCGGTTGGCTGAACAGCAGCCGGACATCGGCCTCCAGCCCCTGCTGGCGCAGGCGCTCGATCACACTGACGGCCAGCAGCGAATGGCCGCCCAGCTCGAAGAAGTTGGCGTGCCGCCCTACCCGCTCCAAGCCCAGCAGCTCGGCCCACACCGCGGCCATGCGCTGTTCGATCTCACCCTGCGGCGCCTCGTAGGCCGCCACCGGCAGGTCGGCCGGGTCCGGTGCAGGCAACGCTTTGCGGTCGAGCTTGCCGTGTGCGGTCAACGGCAAAGCCTCCAGGCGCATGAAGGCCAGAGGCAGCAGGTGCGCGGGCAGGCTCATACGCAGCGCCTGACGCAGGGCATCGGCCGAAGCATCGCCGGTGTACCACGCCAGCAACTGCTCGCCACGCACCAGCACCACGGCATCGGCCACGCCCGGCTGGGCGCCCAGCGCCGCTTCGATCTCGCCCAGCTCGACGCGCACGCCGCGAATCTTCACCAGGTCATCGTTGCGTCCGAGGTAGTCGAGGGTGCCATCGGCGTTCCAGCGCACCAGGTCACCACTGCGGTACATGCGCGCACCGACCTCGTTGCTGAACGGATCGGCGAGGAAGCGCTCGTCAGTCATCTGCACACGGTTCAGGTAGCCCCGAGCGACCCCGGCCCCGGCAATGTACAGCTCGCCCGTGGCGCCCACGGGGACCAATTGCCGCCGCCCATCGAGCACGTAGACGCGGGTGTTGGCGATGGCCGCGCCGATGTGCAGCGGCGCGCCGACCTGCACCTGGCCGGAGGTGGCGACCACCGTCGTTTCGGTGGGGCCGTAGTTGTTGACGACAGCAAAGCCCGGATCGCGCTCGAACTGACGCAGGCGGTCGCCGCCGATCAGCAGCGTGCGCAGACTCACCGGGTGGCGCTGACGGCGCAGCGCCTGCTCGGCCACCGGCGTGGGCAGGAAGCTGACCTGCAGCGGCTGCGCGGCCCACCAGTCGAGCAAGGCATCCACCTGTTCGTTGGCCACCTCAGCCGGCGGCAGGTGCAGCACCGCCCCGGCGCACAGCGCCGGCCAGACTTCCCAGGCCAGGGCGTCGAAGCCGAAACCGGCGACGCTCGAGGTGTGGGTGCCGGTTTCTACGGCGAAGGCCTCGCAATGCCAGTGCACCAGGTTGGCCAGGGTGCGGTGCTCGACCATCACGCCCTTGGGCTGGCCGGTGGAGCCTGAGGTGTACACCACATAGGCCAGCGCCGAGGCGTCTAGACCGGCCACCTGCGGGTCGTGCTCGGCGATCCCGGAAAAGTCCTCACGGTCCAGATCCAGGCGCGCGACGGCCTGCGGCAGGTCCGAATGACTCGACTCGGCTAGCACCAGGGCCGGGGCGCTGTCTTCGAGCAGGTAGGCGATGCGTTCGGCCGGGTACTGCGGGTCCACCGGCACATAGGCGGCGCCGGTCTTGAGCACCGCCAGCAGGGCCACCAGACGCTGCGGCGTGCGCGGCAGGCACAAGGCGACCCGGTCGCCGGGGACTACGCCGCGTCCGATCAGGTGATGGGCCAGGCGGTTGGCCGCGCGGTTGAGTGCCTCAACGCTCAGCGTCGTGTTGCCCTGCACCACGGCCAGGGCCTGTGGGCTCTGCGCCGCGCGGGCTTCGACCAAGGCATGGACGGTGGCGCCCTGCGGATAGGCCCGTGGCGTCGGGTTGAAATCCACCAGCAGGTGGCGGCGTTCCTCACTGTCGAGCAGCGACAGTTCGTCCACGCGTACGTCCGGTGCCCGTTCCAGGGCTTGCAGCAGTTGCGCCACGGTGTTGGCCATCCACTGTGCGACCCGCTCGGCACCGATCTCGGCCAGGCTCAGCACGCTGAAGGTGAAGCCTTCGCCGCGATCGTCGACGCTCAGGGTCAACGGATAGTTGCTGCGCTCCTCACCGCCGAGCAGGCGCACGCCCTGCCAGATACCCTGGCCGTCACGCGGGGTGTCGGCGGCGCTGTGGCGGTAGTTGAGCAAGGCGCTGAACAGCGGCTGCCCGGCCGGCACGCCGCTGCAGCGCTGGGCCTGGGCCAATGAGGCCTGCTCGTGGCCGAGCAGCGCCGAGAGCCGCGCATGGGTGGCGCGCACCGCCTCGGCCACGCCGAGCTGGGTGTCGATGCGCAGCGGCAAGGTGTTGATGAACACCCCCAGCGCCCGGTCGGCGCCTTCACCGCCCTGCAGGCGGCCCATCAGCACGGTGCCGAACACCACCTCGCTGCGGTTGGCCAGCACGCCGATCAGACGCGCCCAGGCCAGGTGCATCAGGCTCGCGGCACTCACGCCGAGCGACCGCGCCTGTTCACGCAGGCGCAGCGCATGCTCGGCATCCAGGGTCAGGTGGGCCTCTTCGATGCCGTGGCCTTCGCCCTGCACGTCGTGCTGGCCGAACGGCAGGGTCGGCTCGTCGATATCGCCGAGCATGTCGCGGAAGAACGCGTCTGCGGCGGCCGTGTCATTGCCCAAACGCGCTTGCGCCACGTAGTTGCGGTAAGGCACCGGCGTACCCAGGCGGCTCGCATCGCCGCACAGCAGCGCGTGCATTTCCGCGCCGACCACGTCCATGGCGGTGTGATCCAGCGCCAGGTGATGGAACAGCAGGATCGCCACCACTTCGCCGTGGACCGGGTCGTGGCTGTAGACCAGGCGCATCAGCGGCGCACGGGCCAGGTCCAGGCGCTGCTGACGGGCATCGAAGCGCGCCTGCAACTGATCGATCACCGCGCCCTGGCCCTCGCACGCCACTTCGCTGACCTGCAGCGATGCCTGGCGCCAGACCACCTGCACAGGCTGGTCCAGACCCTCCCAGACCAGCGAGGTGCGCAGGATGTCATGCCGGTCGATCACCTGCTGCAAGGCCGCCGCCCAGGTCTGCAAGCGTTCGAGGCTGTCGAAGGCCAGGCGTGATTGCAGCAGGTAGGGGTCGCCCTGGGCGGCGCTCAGGTGGTGATAGAGAATGCCTTCCTGCAACGGCGCCAGCGGGTAGATCTCCTGCACGTTGGCTGCACCCCCGGGCACGGTCGCGACGATGGCGTCGATGGCCGCCTGGTCCAGTTGCACCAGGCTGAGCATCGCCGGGGTGATCTGCTGGGCGTTGGCGGGCACGCGATTGTCCGGCACCTGCACCTCGCGCCCACTGCCGACCGCTGCGGCCAGCGCCGCCAGGGTCGGTTGGGCGAACAGCACGCGCACGTCGGCGGCAAGGCCCGCCACGCGCATGCGCTCGATCAGGTTCACCGCCAGCAGCGAGTGTCCGCCGAGCTCGAAGAAATGATCGAAGCGACCGACCTGTCCCACCTTCAGCACCTCGGCCCAGATCGCCGCCAGTTGCCGCTCCACCTCGCCCAGGGGCGCGACGAACTGGCGGCTGACCACGGCGCTGTGGTCCGGTGCCGGCAGGGCCTGGCGGTCGAGCTTGCCATTGGCGGTCAGCGGCCACTGCGCGACCTGCACATAGGCCGAGGGCAGCATGTAGTCGGGCAGTTGCCCCTGCAGTTGCGCGTGCAACTCGGCCAAGGCGGGTGCCTGGCCGGCCGCGCTGAACCAGGCCACCAGGCGTTTGTCGCCTGGGGTGTCCTCGCGCACCCGCACCACCGCGTCCTGCACCCCGGCGCAGGCCGCCAGGCGCGCTTCGATCTCACCCAGCTCGATGCGGAAACCGCGCAGCTTGACCTGCTGGTCGTTGCGCCCCAGGTAGCGCAAAGTGCCGTCGGCCTGCCAACTGACCAGGTCGCCGCTGCGGTACATGCGCGCCTGCGGCGCGTGGCTGAACGGGTCGTCGAAGAAGCGTTCGGCGGTCAGGGCCGGCTGGTTCAGATAGCCCAGGGCGACCCCGTCGCCGCCGATGTACAGCTCGCCGACCGCGCCCACCGGCAGCGGCTGGCGCCGGGCATCGAGCACGTAGCAGCGGGTGTTGCCGATCGGGCGACCAATCGGGATCGCGCCCTCGCCCACGCTGCGTATCTCGTGGGTGGTGGTAAAGGTGGTGGCCTCGGTTGGGCCGTAGCCGTTGAGCAGGTGTGCCGGGGCGCCGTCACGCAGCACCTGGGCGATCACCTGGGGATCGAGCACATCGCCGCCGACCATCAGGTAGCGCAGCCCGACGAAGGCCGGCAACAACTGGGCGGCGTATTGATGGAACAGTCCGGCGGTCAGCCAGAGTACGGTGACGCCCTGGTCACGCAGCGCTTGGCCCAAGGCCTGGTGCGACAGCACCTGATGCTGATCGATGACCACCACGCAGCCGCCGTTGAGCAGCGGTGCCCACACCTCCAGGGTGCTGGCGTCGAAAGTCGGGTTGGACGCGAAGGCCACCCGGTCGCTGGCCTGGAAGTCGGCAAAGCCGTTGTCGATCACCAAGCGCACCACGGCCCGATGGGGCACCAGCACGCCTTTGGGCAGGCCGGTGGAGCCGGAGGTGTACATGACGTAGGCCGGCGCGCCAGCGTCGACCACGAGGTCCAGGGCATGCGCCGGGTAGGCGTCCAGCGCCAGGGCGTCGAGCTCGACTCGGGTGGCGTGGCCCAGCGCGGGCTGGTCGGCATGGGTCAACAGCACTTGGGCACGGCTGTCCTGGACCATGAAGGTCTGGCGCTCGACCGGGGCGTTGGCGTCCAGCGGGACGTAGACCGCACCGCAACTGCTCACCGCCAGTTGACTGGCCAGCAGATCGACGCTACGTGGCAGCAGCAAGGCCACCCGGTGCCCGGGGCGCACGCCCAGTTCCAGCAGGTGGCGAGCCAGGCGATTGGCGTGCTCGGCCAGCTCGGCATAGGTCCACCGGCGCTGGCCATGGATCACCGCCACGGCCTCGGGGGTCTGCGCAGCGCGGGCCTGGAACAGGGCATGCAGCGGCTGATCGCGTGGGTAGTCGCGGGCGGTGGCGTTGAAGCCTTGCAACACCTGCTCACGGGCTTGATCAGACAGGCACGAGAGGTCGTGCAGCGGGCGTTGCGGCGATTGCTCCAGGGCCTCGACCAACTGGCTCAAGGCACTGTCCAGCAGCGCACACACCTGCCCGCCATCGACCTGCGGCACCGCCTGCACGGTGAAGGCCAGGCCCTGACCGAGGTCATCGACGTTGACCACCAGCGGGTAGTTGCTGCGCTCACGCGAGGCCAGCAGCTCGATGCCTGACCAGCCCAGGCCATCGCCAGCGACCTTGGCGGTGCTGTGACGGAAATTCAGCAGGCTGGTGAACAGCGCCTGGGTGGCCGGCACACCGCTGCAACGCTGGGCCAGCGCCAGCGAAGCCTGTTCTCGACCGAGCAATCGGGCCAGGCGTTGGTGAGTGCGGCGCACGCCTTCGGCAGCGCCCACGGCATCGACGCTGACGCGCAACGGCAAGGTGTTGATGAACATGCCCAGCGCGCGGTCGGCGCCGGCACCGCCTTGCAGGCGACCGAGCAGCACAGTGCCGAACACCACCTCGGACTGGCCGCTGAGCTGCGCCAGCACCTGCCCCCAGGCCTGATGCACCAGGCTGGCGATGCTCACCCCCAGGCTGCGCGCCTGGACGCGCAGGCGCCCGGCCACGGTCGGGTCGAGGCTGTGCTGGCTGTCGATCACCTCGACGCCGTTGCCCTGCACATCGCGCAGGCCGAACACCTCGGTGGGTTCGTCGATATCGCCGAGCAGCTCGCGGAACAGCGCTTCATCGGCGCCAGGATCGGCATCCAGGCGGGCACGCGCCACGTAATTGCGGTACGGCACGCTGTCCAGCCGCAGCGGCTGGCCCTGCAAGGCCGCACCGACTTCGGCCACCAGCAGCTCGACGGCAGTATGGTCGAGCAGGATATGGTGCAGCAGCAGGGTCGCTTGCAGACGCTCGCCTTCGCGGTGCGGCAGCAGCTGCATCAACGGCGCGTGGGTGAGGTCCAGGCGGTGCAGGTCGGCCGTCTCGCTCAGGGCCAGAGGCGCCTCGCGGTGCACCACCTGAACCGGCTCGGGCAGGCCTTCCCAGTGCAGGCTGGTGCGCAGGATGTCATGGCGAGCGATGACCCGGTTCAAGGCCTTGAGGAAGTCGTGCAGGTGCGCCGGTTCGTCGAAGGCGAAGCGTGCCCGCAGGACGTAGGGGTCGGCCCCGGTGCTGGCCAGGTGGTGATAGAGGATGCCCTGTTGCAGCGGCGCCAGGCCGTAGATGTCCTGGACGTTGGCGGCGCCACCGGGCAGCCGGGCGATCAGTGCGTCCAGCGCCGGCTGGTCGAGGTCGGCCAGGCTGAGCATGTCCGCTTCGACCTGCGTGCAGCCGGCCGGAATGCGATTGACCGGGACCGCCGTCGGCCGCTCGGCACTCACCGCTGCGGCCAGTGCGGCCAACGTCGGCTGGCCGAACAGGACGCGCACGTCGGCGGCCAGTTCCTGTTGGCGCATGCGCTCGACCAGCTTGACCGCCAGCAGCGAATGTCCACCCAGTTCGAAGAAGTTGTCGTGCCGGCCGATGCGCTCGACGCCCAGCAGATCCTGCCACAGCGCGGCGATGCGCTGCTCCACCTCGCCCTGCGGCGCCTCGAAGGCACGCCGGGCGAAGGCGTCGCCGTCGGGCTCGGGCAAGGCCTTGCGGTCGAGCTTGCCGTTGGCGGTGAGGGGGAACGCCTCCAATTGCACGAAGGCCGCCGGCACCATGTAGTCGGCCAGGTGCTGGAGCAGACCGTCACGCAGGTCGGCGGCCTCGGGCGCGGCGCCCTCGGCGGCCAGCCAGTAGGCGATCAGCCGCGGCTCGCCGGCGCTGTCAGGGCGAGCGATCACCACCGCCTCGCGCACGCCGTCGCACGCCGCCAGGCGCGCTTCGATCTCGCCCAGCTCGATGCGGAAACCGCGAATCTTCACTTGGTCGTCGTTGCGTCCGAGGTAGTCCAGGCTGCCATCGTCGACCCAACGTGCCAGGTCACCGGTGCGGTACACACGTCCGCCCGGGTTGAACGGATCGGCGATGAAGCGCTCGGCATTCAGCGCCTCGCGGTTCAAGTAGCCGCGCGCCACACCGGCCCCGCCCACGTACAGCTCGCCGACCACCCCGACCGGCACGGGTTGGCGCTGGGCGTCCAGCACATACACCTGCAGGTCGGGGATGCGCTCGCCGATCGGGCTGACGCCCAGTCGTTGCGCATCGGCGGCCTGCAAGGGACGGTAGGTGACGTGCACCGTGGTTTCGGTGATGCCGTACATGTTCACCAGGCGTGTGCCGGCGTTGCCGATGCGCGCGTACCACGGCTTGAGCAGCCCAGGCTCGAGCGCTTCGCCGCCGAAGATCACCTGGCGCAGGGAATGCTGCAGCGCGCTGCGGCCCTGGGCGGCGATCAATTGACGGAAGGCACTGGGGGTCTGGTTGAGTACGCTCACGCCGCTGCGGCAGAGCAAGGCGTAACACTCGTCCGGTGAACGGCTGACACGCTGCGGCACGATCAGCAGACGCCCGCCGTAGGCCAGCGCGCCCCAGATTTCCCAGACCGAGAAGTCGAAGGCGAACGAGTGGAACAGCGCCCAGGTATCCAGACGGTTGAAGTCGAACCAGGACTCGGTGGCGGTGAACAGCCGGGCCATGTTGCCATGCTCGACCATCACCCCTTTGGGCAGGCCGGTGGAGCCGGAGGTGTAGATGACGTAGGCCAGGTGCGAGGGCAGCAGACCGGCGCGTGCCGGGTTATGGGTGGGTTGTTGCGACAGCTGTGGGTCGTTCAGGTCGATCAGCGGGGCGTCGAGGCTGCCCAGCAGCGCCAGGCAGTCGTGCTCGCCGAGCACCGCGCGCGGGGCGCTGTCCTTCAGCGTGAACGCGATGCGCTCGGCAGGATAGGCCGGGTCGATGGGCACGTAGCCAGCGCCGGCCTTGAGCACGCCCAGCAGGCCGACCAGCATGCCCAGGCCACGCTCGACGCAGATCGCCACCCGGTCGTCCAGACCGATGCCGAGTGCGATCAGGCGATGGGCGAGCTGGTTGGCGCGTTCGTTGAGCTCGGCGTAACTCAGGCTCTGCTGCTCGAAGATCACGGCGGTGTCTTGCGGGCGCGAACGGGCGTGGGCCTCGAAGCGCTGATGCAGCAGCGGCGTCTGGGCGAACGCGGGCACTGGCGGGTTGAGGCCGTGCAGCAGGTGCTCGCGCTCGTGCGGCGGCAGGATGTCGAGGCTGTCGAGCCGTGCCTGCGGTGCGTGTTCCAGGGCCTGCACCACCTGCTCCAGCGCACGCCCCAGGTAGCCGGCCACACGCGCGGCACCCAGGCCGCAGCCGACCAGCGCAGTGATGCGCAGGTCTTGGCCGAGATCATCGAGGTTGAGCGTCAGCGGATAGTTGGTGCGCTCTTCGGCGCCCAGCACCTGGATGCCCGGCGCGATGTCGATGACATCGGCCGCGTCGCCCGCCTCGCTGTGCCGGTAGTTGAACACCGTGTTGAACAGCGGCGCAGGTGCCGCCACACCGCTGCACCGCTGGGCCAGGGCCAGGGGCGCCTGTTCGTGGCCGAGTACGCCGGTCAGGGCTCTGTGGGTGGCCTGCAGGGCGTCACGCACGCTGACCGCACCCATGTCGATGCGCAGCGGCAAGGTGTTGATGAACATGCCGAGCGCCTGCTCGCCGCCCTCGCCGGCTTCCATTCGCCCGAGCAACACGGTGCCGAACACCACCGAGTCATTGCCCGACAGTGTGCCGAGCACACGACCCAGGCCCAGGTGAGCGATGGCCGCCGGGCTCACGCCCAATTGCCGGGCCTGGGTACGCAGGCGCGCGCTCAGGTCACGGTCCAGGGTCAAGCGGGCGTCTTGCACTGGGCTGTCGTCGAGTTCGGCCGCGCCGAAGGCCAGGGTCGGTGTATCGATATCGGCCAGCATGGCCTTGAAGAAGGCTTCGTGGGCGGGCACGTCCAGGGCCTGGCGCGCCTGCGCCAGCAAGTTGCGAAACGGCACTGGCGGCCCGAGGCGCTCGGCCTCGCCGGCCAGGCAGGCGGCGATCTCGCGACGGACGATGTCCAGCCCGGTGTGATCCATCACCGTGTGGTGGAACAGCAGCAGCGCGACCACTTCGGCGCCCGCGCCCGGGGCGTGAACCAGGCGCAGCAAGGGCGCCTGGCGCAGGTCGAAACGGTAGTGATGGCTGTCGTGCAGCGCGCGCAGTTGCGCCAGCGGCTCGCCCTGACCGGCCAGTTGCAGCGCTTCGCGGTGCAGCGGCGCACGCCGCCAGACCACCTGCAGCGGCTCGTCCAGGCGCTCCCAGAACAGTGAGGTACGCAAGATGTCGTGACGTTCGATCACCCAGTCCAGGGCCTGGGCGAAGGCCTCCAGGTGTGCCGGGTCGGCAAAGCGCAGTTGGGCCTGCAACAGGTAGGGATCGCCGGCTTCGGCGCGCAAGTGATGGTAGAGCATGCCCTCCTGCAGCGGCGCCAGGGGATAGATGTCCTGCACGTTGGCAGCACCACCCGGGATGCTGGCGACGATGCGGTCGATGGAAGGCTGGTCCAACGCCACCAACGGCAGCATGGCCGGGGTGATCTTGAACGCCGGGCTCAACCAGTCGTCGTCATGGGCGGCGAGCATCTCCAGCAGCGCCGGCTTGTGCGCGGCCAGTGCATCCCACAGGGAATCGTCGAGGCTGTCGTCGTCACCGTCGACGATGAGGTCCTGATCATCGCGCTGAAGTCGGATCGCACGGGTGGAGAGCACTGCCATCAGTTCGCTAAAGCGCATGGTTAAGCATCCTGCCTTTGCCAGTCGGAAATCGGC
Proteins encoded in this region:
- a CDS encoding non-ribosomal peptide synthetase; translated protein: MRFSELMAVLSTRAIRLQRDDQDLIVDGDDDSLDDSLWDALAAHKPALLEMLAAHDDDWLSPAFKITPAMLPLVALDQPSIDRIVASIPGGAANVQDIYPLAPLQEGMLYHHLRAEAGDPYLLQAQLRFADPAHLEAFAQALDWVIERHDILRTSLFWERLDEPLQVVWRRAPLHREALQLAGQGEPLAQLRALHDSHHYRFDLRQAPLLRLVHAPGAGAEVVALLLFHHTVMDHTGLDIVRREIAACLAGEAERLGPPVPFRNLLAQARQALDVPAHEAFFKAMLADIDTPTLAFGAAELDDSPVQDARLTLDRDLSARLRTQARQLGVSPAAIAHLGLGRVLGTLSGNDSVVFGTVLLGRMEAGEGGEQALGMFINTLPLRIDMGAVSVRDALQATHRALTGVLGHEQAPLALAQRCSGVAAPAPLFNTVFNYRHSEAGDAADVIDIAPGIQVLGAEERTNYPLTLNLDDLGQDLRITALVGCGLGAARVAGYLGRALEQVVQALEHAPQARLDSLDILPPHEREHLLHGLNPPVPAFAQTPLLHQRFEAHARSRPQDTAVIFEQQSLSYAELNERANQLAHRLIALGIGLDDRVAICVERGLGMLVGLLGVLKAGAGYVPIDPAYPAERIAFTLKDSAPRAVLGEHDCLALLGSLDAPLIDLNDPQLSQQPTHNPARAGLLPSHLAYVIYTSGSTGLPKGVMVEHGNMARLFTATESWFDFNRLDTWALFHSFAFDFSVWEIWGALAYGGRLLIVPQRVSRSPDECYALLCRSGVSVLNQTPSAFRQLIAAQGRSALQHSLRQVIFGGEALEPGLLKPWYARIGNAGTRLVNMYGITETTVHVTYRPLQAADAQRLGVSPIGERIPDLQVYVLDAQRQPVPVGVVGELYVGGAGVARGYLNREALNAERFIADPFNPGGRVYRTGDLARWVDDGSLDYLGRNDDQVKIRGFRIELGEIEARLAACDGVREAVVIARPDSAGEPRLIAYWLAAEGAAPEAADLRDGLLQHLADYMVPAAFVQLEAFPLTANGKLDRKALPEPDGDAFARRAFEAPQGEVEQRIAALWQDLLGVERIGRHDNFFELGGHSLLAVKLVERMRQQELAADVRVLFGQPTLAALAAAVSAERPTAVPVNRIPAGCTQVEADMLSLADLDQPALDALIARLPGGAANVQDIYGLAPLQQGILYHHLASTGADPYVLRARFAFDEPAHLHDFLKALNRVIARHDILRTSLHWEGLPEPVQVVHREAPLALSETADLHRLDLTHAPLMQLLPHREGERLQATLLLHHILLDHTAVELLVAEVGAALQGQPLRLDSVPYRNYVARARLDADPGADEALFRELLGDIDEPTEVFGLRDVQGNGVEVIDSQHSLDPTVAGRLRVQARSLGVSIASLVHQAWGQVLAQLSGQSEVVFGTVLLGRLQGGAGADRALGMFINTLPLRVSVDAVGAAEGVRRTHQRLARLLGREQASLALAQRCSGVPATQALFTSLLNFRHSTAKVAGDGLGWSGIELLASRERSNYPLVVNVDDLGQGLAFTVQAVPQVDGGQVCALLDSALSQLVEALEQSPQRPLHDLSCLSDQAREQVLQGFNATARDYPRDQPLHALFQARAAQTPEAVAVIHGQRRWTYAELAEHANRLARHLLELGVRPGHRVALLLPRSVDLLASQLAVSSCGAVYVPLDANAPVERQTFMVQDSRAQVLLTHADQPALGHATRVELDALALDAYPAHALDLVVDAGAPAYVMYTSGSTGLPKGVLVPHRAVVRLVIDNGFADFQASDRVAFASNPTFDASTLEVWAPLLNGGCVVVIDQHQVLSHQALGQALRDQGVTVLWLTAGLFHQYAAQLLPAFVGLRYLMVGGDVLDPQVIAQVLRDGAPAHLLNGYGPTEATTFTTTHEIRSVGEGAIPIGRPIGNTRCYVLDARRQPLPVGAVGELYIGGDGVALGYLNQPALTAERFFDDPFSHAPQARMYRSGDLVSWQADGTLRYLGRNDQQVKLRGFRIELGEIEARLAACAGVQDAVVRVREDTPGDKRLVAWFSAAGQAPALAELHAQLQGQLPDYMLPSAYVQVAQWPLTANGKLDRQALPAPDHSAVVSRQFVAPLGEVERQLAAIWAEVLKVGQVGRFDHFFELGGHSLLAVNLIERMRVAGLAADVRVLFAQPTLAALAAAVGSGREVQVPDNRVPANAQQITPAMLSLVQLDQAAIDAIVATVPGGAANVQEIYPLAPLQEGILYHHLSAAQGDPYLLQSRLAFDSLERLQTWAAALQQVIDRHDILRTSLVWEGLDQPVQVVWRQASLQVSEVACEGQGAVIDQLQARFDARQQRLDLARAPLMRLVYSHDPVHGEVVAILLFHHLALDHTAMDVVGAEMHALLCGDASRLGTPVPYRNYVAQARLGNDTAAADAFFRDMLGDIDEPTLPFGQHDVQGEGHGIEEAHLTLDAEHALRLREQARSLGVSAASLMHLAWARLIGVLANRSEVVFGTVLMGRLQGGEGADRALGVFINTLPLRIDTQLGVAEAVRATHARLSALLGHEQASLAQAQRCSGVPAGQPLFSALLNYRHSAADTPRDGQGIWQGVRLLGGEERSNYPLTLSVDDRGEGFTFSVLSLAEIGAERVAQWMANTVAQLLQALERAPDVRVDELSLLDSEERRHLLVDFNPTPRAYPQGATVHALVEARAAQSPQALAVVQGNTTLSVEALNRAANRLAHHLIGRGVVPGDRVALCLPRTPQRLVALLAVLKTGAAYVPVDPQYPAERIAYLLEDSAPALVLAESSHSDLPQAVARLDLDREDFSGIAEHDPQVAGLDASALAYVVYTSGSTGQPKGVMVEHRTLANLVHWHCEAFAVETGTHTSSVAGFGFDALAWEVWPALCAGAVLHLPPAEVANEQVDALLDWWAAQPLQVSFLPTPVAEQALRRQRHPVSLRTLLIGGDRLRQFERDPGFAVVNNYGPTETTVVATSGQVQVGAPLHIGAAIANTRVYVLDGRRQLVPVGATGELYIAGAGVARGYLNRVQMTDERFLADPFSNEVGARMYRSGDLVRWNADGTLDYLGRNDDLVKIRGVRVELGEIEAALGAQPGVADAVVLVRGEQLLAWYTGDASADALRQALRMSLPAHLLPLAFMRLEALPLTAHGKLDRKALPAPDPADLPVAAYEAPQGEIEQRMAAVWAELLGLERVGRHANFFELGGHSLLAVSVIERLRQQGLEADVRLLFSQPSVAALSAALGQSREVQVPANRIGAECTRITPDLLSLVELDQATLDRVLANVPGGAANVQDIYPLAPLQEGILYHHLSAKGADPYLLHSQLRFDSLARLQAFAGALAQVIARHDILRTAVLWDGLPQPLQVVWRHAELPLIDLDATPEARFDTLALDRPPLLRLLYRRTPDAVQARLQFHHLILDHTALDVVRAELLGYLHGLPEPTEPAVPYRNYVAQARLGVSEAEHEAFFRGQLGDIDEPTLPFGLRDIQADAGQIEQAQVLLEPSLSLRLRSQARQLGVSTASLLHLAWARVLECATGRERVVFGTVLLGRMQGGAGSGHGLGMFINTLPLRLDLAGLNVRDGVRATHAQLSALMTHEHASLALAQRCSGVQAPLPLFSAMLNYRHSAGAAESERQREAWQGIETLASEERTNYPLSLNVDDLGDDLRLTVQVLPVVGAARVCGQLQQVLGELADALEQRPESPLAQLQVLEPHERRRLLVEFNDTAVDYDLAQTVHGLFEAQALRTPARIAVRAEQAALSYGELNAEANRLAHHLMALGVRPDDRVAICVERGLSMVVGLLAILKAGGAYVPVDPDYPVERIRHMLTDSAPTAVLGHAATRELLAEFDVPLLDLDQPVWQSCSSENPQIAGLTPEHLAYVIYTSGSTGLPKGVMNEHRGVVNRLLWTQDAYGLGAEDVVLQKTPFSFDVSVWEFFWPLQTGAQLVMARPGGHRDPQYLRQVIAERSVTTLHFVPSMLDVFLAFGDAEPAQLKRVLCSGEALPGSLVRRFKAQLPSVELHNLYGPTEAAVDVSAWHCAEPLAQTPDNTPIGKPIANTTLYVLDAQGQPVPQGVAGELYIGGVQVARGYLNRDDLSAERFIDDPFGTRPGARLYRTGDLARHLADGTLEYLGRNDDQVKIRGLRIELGEIQACLTRVPGIQEAVVLAVDQRLVAYYTGTVQALDTLRQTLARQLPAFMVPALFVHLAALPLSPNGKLDRKALPAANVSDERPYEAPEGDTEQLLAALWAELLGVQQVGRHDNFFELGGHSLLAVTLTARLRQEGLEADVRALFEQPTLAGYAAITDRMEIVL